A window of Panthera leo isolate Ple1 chromosome D2, P.leo_Ple1_pat1.1, whole genome shotgun sequence contains these coding sequences:
- the EEF1AKMT2 gene encoding EEF1A lysine methyltransferase 2 isoform X2, with the protein MNSGAGGGSGGGCAGAAARSRGGSPGGDGFAPSALGTREHWDAVYERELQTFQEYGDTGEIWFGEESMNRLIRWMQKREIPLDASVLDIGTGNGVFLVELAKFGFSNITGIDYSPSAIQLSGSIIEKEGLSNIKLKVEDFLHLSTELSGFHICVDKGTFDAISLNPDSAIEKRKQYVKSLSRVLNGKGFFLITSCNWTKEELLNEFSEGS; encoded by the exons ATGAACTCTGGCgcgggcggcggcagcggcggcggctgcgCTGGGGCCGCGGCGCGGTCCCGAGGGGGCAGTCCCGGAGGGGATGGCTTTGCCCCGTCGGCGCTGGGGACTCGAGAGCA TTGGGATGCTGTCTATGAGAGAGAACTGCAAACTTTCCAAGAATATGGAGATACAGGAGAAATCTG GTTTGGAGAAGAGAGTATGAATCGGCTAATAAGGTGGATGCAAAAACGCGAGATTCCATTGGACGCTTCAGTGCTTGATATTGGAACTGGAAATGGTGTTTTCTTGGTTGAACTT GCAAAATTTGGATTTTCTAATATTACTGGAATTGATTACTCTCCTTCTGCAATACAGCTTTCTGGAAGTATTATAGAGAAAGAAGGTTTATCTAACATTAAGTTGAAG GTAGAAGACTTTTTGCATCTTTCCACAGAGCTGTCTGGATTTCATATTTGTGTTGACAAGGGGACTTTTGATGCCATAAGCCTTAATCCTGACAGTGCAATTGAGAAGAGGAAGCAATATGTGAAATCCCTCTCCAGGGTGTTGAACGGCAAAGGCTTTTTCCTAATAACCTCATGTAATTGGACCAAGGAAGAGTTGCTAAACGAATTCAGTGAAG
- the EEF1AKMT2 gene encoding EEF1A lysine methyltransferase 2 isoform X1, whose product MNSGAGGGSGGGCAGAAARSRGGSPGGDGFAPSALGTREHWDAVYERELQTFQEYGDTGEIWFGEESMNRLIRWMQKREIPLDASVLDIGTGNGVFLVELAKFGFSNITGIDYSPSAIQLSGSIIEKEGLSNIKLKVEDFLHLSTELSGFHICVDKGTFDAISLNPDSAIEKRKQYVKSLSRVLNGKGFFLITSCNWTKEELLNEFSEGFELLEELPTPTFSFGGRSGNSVTALVFQKT is encoded by the exons ATGAACTCTGGCgcgggcggcggcagcggcggcggctgcgCTGGGGCCGCGGCGCGGTCCCGAGGGGGCAGTCCCGGAGGGGATGGCTTTGCCCCGTCGGCGCTGGGGACTCGAGAGCA TTGGGATGCTGTCTATGAGAGAGAACTGCAAACTTTCCAAGAATATGGAGATACAGGAGAAATCTG GTTTGGAGAAGAGAGTATGAATCGGCTAATAAGGTGGATGCAAAAACGCGAGATTCCATTGGACGCTTCAGTGCTTGATATTGGAACTGGAAATGGTGTTTTCTTGGTTGAACTT GCAAAATTTGGATTTTCTAATATTACTGGAATTGATTACTCTCCTTCTGCAATACAGCTTTCTGGAAGTATTATAGAGAAAGAAGGTTTATCTAACATTAAGTTGAAG GTAGAAGACTTTTTGCATCTTTCCACAGAGCTGTCTGGATTTCATATTTGTGTTGACAAGGGGACTTTTGATGCCATAAGCCTTAATCCTGACAGTGCAATTGAGAAGAGGAAGCAATATGTGAAATCCCTCTCCAGGGTGTTGAACGGCAAAGGCTTTTTCCTAATAACCTCATGTAATTGGACCAAGGAAGAGTTGCTAAACGAATTCAGTGAAG GGTTTGAACTTTTGGAAGAGCTGCCAACACCCACGTTCAGCTTTGGAGGCAGATCTGGAAACAGTGTAACAGCTTTGGTTTTCCAAAAAACGTGA